From Candidatus Hadarchaeales archaeon, one genomic window encodes:
- a CDS encoding fibrillarin-like rRNA/tRNA 2'-O-methyltransferase has product MRVEVEERFPGVYWLRFPEGKKLATRNLLPGERVYGEELVRVDGTEYRVWDPYRSKLSSALHLGLKEMPVGRGSRVLYLGAASGTTASHLSDIVGERGVIWCVELSFRPMRDLLPLCEKRKNMIPILSDARYPSSYRFLLEEADVIYQDVAQPDQTEILKRNLIYLRPGGWVLFFLKAKSIDVTKSVKEVFREEREKLGEEMKLVDFKLLEPYEKDHVLLVLRKE; this is encoded by the coding sequence GTGAGGGTGGAAGTGGAGGAGAGGTTTCCAGGAGTTTATTGGCTTAGATTTCCCGAAGGGAAGAAGCTGGCGACCAGGAACCTCCTTCCTGGAGAGAGGGTGTATGGGGAGGAGCTCGTGAGGGTGGATGGAACGGAGTATAGGGTTTGGGATCCCTACAGGAGCAAACTCTCCTCAGCCCTCCATCTGGGACTGAAGGAAATGCCCGTGGGCAGGGGGTCTAGGGTCCTCTACCTGGGCGCGGCTTCGGGTACTACGGCCAGCCATCTCTCCGACATCGTGGGGGAAAGAGGGGTGATCTGGTGTGTGGAGCTCTCCTTCCGTCCGATGAGGGATCTCCTTCCCCTCTGCGAGAAGAGGAAGAACATGATTCCCATTCTCTCCGACGCCAGGTATCCTTCTTCCTACCGCTTCCTTTTGGAGGAGGCCGACGTGATCTATCAGGACGTGGCCCAACCCGATCAAACGGAGATCCTGAAGAGGAACCTGATTTATTTGAGACCCGGAGGCTGGGTCCTCTTCTTCCTTAAGGCAAAAAGCATAGACGTTACCAAAAGTGTCAAGGAAGTTTTCAGGGAGGAGAGGGAGAAACTGGGTGAGGAAATGAAGCTCGTGGACTTCAAGTTGCTGGAGCCATACGAGAAGGACCACGTCCTCCTGGTACTCCGTAAGGAATGA